The DNA region AACTAACATCCCCATTTTACGGGTAAACTCGCCATTGCCATCGGGTAACAGAAAGACATTTTGAGCGCCTTGTTGTTTTCCCCATTGGTACATAACAAAAGCATCATTCACAGACACACAGATTACTTCATCAACTCCCAAGGCTTTGAATTCTTTGTAGAGTTCTTCATAGCGGGGTAGGTGAGAGGTAGAACAGGTAGGGGTAAAAGCTCCAGGTAATGAAAATACTACTACGCGCTTGCCAGCAAACAGTTCTTCGCTGCTGCGATCTTGCCAGCGGAAAGGGTTGGGTCCACCTATGGACTCGTCACGGACGCGGGTTTTAAAGACAACATTGGGAACGGTTTCGATTACAGCCATATTGACCTCTTGATTATTTGATGTGTGAAATTGTGTTTGTTTTCTGCCTTTCTATCTCAGAATAATTCTTATTTAGTAAAAATTCAATAGTTATAAATACTTAGTTATGATATAAATTTAAATATATGATTAATTCCTTAATATGGTAGACTATAATTAGGGTAAAAACTCTATAAATACGGCAATAATTATGCAGGAACAAGCAAACGCAATTGTTCAAACCTTAAAATCCAAGGGTTTGAGGGTGACTCCTCAGCGGTTTGCGGTCTATGCAAATTTGTTATCTCGCATAGATCACCCGACAGTTGAGCAAATCCTGACTGATTTAAATAAAGATTTTCCTGTTTCATCTCAGGCCACCATCTACAGTTCTCTGCAAGCACTCAGAGAAGCAGGATTGGTACGAGAGGTGCTATTACAAGAGGGGGTATGTCGTTATGATGCCAATGTTCAACCCCATCATCACTTTTGCTGTCAGTGTTGTGGTGCTATTGAAGATATAGCTTGGGATACATTCAAGTTTATCGAGCTTAAAAGTCTACGTTCCGGTTTGCGTGGAGAAACATACCAGGTGACTGTTCAGGGAATGTGCGATGCTTGCGACGAGCGTAGTGATCGCTGTCATTAGTCATTAGTCATTAGTCATTAGTCATTAGTCAGTTGTTATTCTCCCCCTGCTCCCTGCTAGAAAGCTCCCTTTCCTCTCCCAGTCCCCATTCCCCAGTCACTATTTTAATTTTGTGATTTACATCACAAATTTACTAATACTGCCATCACGAAAACAATTGATGATTCTCACAAGCAATAGATTATGTCAATCACTCAAAGGGTATAGATTTTGGGGGATATTAAGTTTATGAAGTTCAAGGACAACCTCCATGCTTGACATCCAAATTCTTCCTGGTGCTGTTTCGGAAATCATCGCTGCTTCTGCTGATAGTGGAGTTTTGACTTTAGCAGATCGCTAC from Anabaena sphaerica FACHB-251 includes:
- a CDS encoding peroxiredoxin, whose translation is MAVIETVPNVVFKTRVRDESIGGPNPFRWQDRSSEELFAGKRVVVFSLPGAFTPTCSTSHLPRYEELYKEFKALGVDEVICVSVNDAFVMYQWGKQQGAQNVFLLPDGNGEFTRKMGMLVDKSNLGFGMRSWRYSMVVNDRKIEKMFTEPGFDDNCPTDPFEVSDADTMLNYLKSV
- a CDS encoding Fur family transcriptional regulator, whose translation is MQEQANAIVQTLKSKGLRVTPQRFAVYANLLSRIDHPTVEQILTDLNKDFPVSSQATIYSSLQALREAGLVREVLLQEGVCRYDANVQPHHHFCCQCCGAIEDIAWDTFKFIELKSLRSGLRGETYQVTVQGMCDACDERSDRCH